caATAAAATAACAGCCAATGCAGACAACTCACAAATGGGGGGAAACCACTTATGTAGAAATCATCAACATGGTATACTTTATATATTGAGTTCAAATAATGTACTTCCATTCTTACACCCTGCAGGGAACTACTCACTGCATATTCCCAATGTCAGACAGGATCGGAGATCATATCTGTCCAGAACTCCTGGTTATCTAGTAATGCACGAGTACCAAAGCCACCACAAGGCGTAACAGGTATGATCATACTTCCTGTTGGGATGATTCTTTTTCTGTTGAGAATTTGTTTAGAGAGAAGCTTGGCATGCATATTAGATGGTGAACATAGCACATCAATATCATGTTTCTATGTGCCTTTGACTTTTTATTGAATGAATTTGTTTTGAGCTCATTAGTTTCACGGTCATTATCATAAACTGAAAGTAGATACCGTCTATGCTGCAGATAGCGCTCAGTCGCCTACAGGCGACGAGCAATCTGGTAGCGATTCAGACGATGGATTACCGCCCCTCGAAGAGAACTTGAACCACTTGACATTACAAGAGAGTGAAGAAAGCGAGGAAGATAGTGAGTGAAAGGAGGTGTTCTCCGGTCTTGCGGTAATACACTATTTCAACTTCTATGGACGAACATGCAGTTTTAACTGTGATTTGGTAGTAGAGTTGGTTTTGGGATAAGCTGGATGTATAGTTTTTGTTTGCTGCGGTTGTTTTTTCCCATTGAACATACACAAATTACAAAATCCCATTATATTCTGATCAAAATGtgtcaaaattatatttttatttgtaacttttattaaaaatcctttGATCTTTCTCTATAAGAAGAATAGTAATCATTTCATCTCTTTTTAACTTAATCATATCTATAAGTAGATGATAAAATAATagatcaaaatttgatcttattTGGAAGGAATAAACAAAGGACTAAGAATTTAAGTTCTCGTGACATAATTTGATCAAttgttaaattataaattattcagaTGAGGTAGAGGGTTATGTTAGGTCACTGACAATTagtataaaattatattagattTTATTGATATTATTGTTTTTATTGACCAATGACCTGCTCTTGTGGAATTCAATAGCAATACAACCAGAATTCCTATGGCATTATTAAAGGTTACACATTGTTTTCTTCACTTAAAAAGGCAATTAGGAAAAATACCGTAGGAATTCCAAGTATCATATCGTGATGGAAATTATGACAGATTTAGAAAGTAATAATACCAGGCGAAGCATGATAAATAAGGCGACATAACCTTCGATTCATCAAGTTCTCTTGCACATTGTTCATCATATGAGAAAAGAAAGAACACATGCACCAGGAATAGCATTCGAACTGTTCGACCAATTTCCTAGCTGAAGAAAAACAACTACCAAATCGAAGAATGACTCGAAGGCGAGATTTTTCTTGCTTTGGTGTTTCACTCCAACGCGACGGTGGCGCCGACCTCCTTGAGTTTGGCGGCGATCGCCTCTGCCTCCTCCTTGGTCACCCCCTTCTTGAGCACCACGGGGGCCTTCTCCACCAACTCCTTGGCCTCCTTCAGCCCCAGGTCGGTGAACGTCCTCACCTCCTTGATGACCTTGATCTTGGCCGCGGCATCGAACTTCTCGAGTTTGATGTCGAACGCCGTCTTCTCCTTTTCCTCGGCCGGCTTGGCCGCCTCGGCCCCCGGCCCGGCTCTCGCCCACGGCACGCTGCCGCCGGCCTGGACCAGGTGGTTGAGGCCGAGCTTGAGGCGGAAGAGGGTGGAGTAGTCCTTGCGCTCCTCCTTCGTGAGAGAGAGAAGCACATCGGCGATCCTCTCTAGCTTCTGGCTCCGGGACTCGGCGGCGGCGCCACCGGAAAGGGCGGAGGAGGAGAACCGGCGGACGGTAGAGGAGAGGAGGAAGCGGAGTGGCATTTTGGGCGGCACTTCGGCTTCCTATTCGGTTCGCTTAGGGGAAGAAGGCCACGCGACTCCACGGAACCGAGGGGGGAATGCGTTTCCGTGGGTGGAAACCAAATTCCAAAAACATCTCTTTCTCAAAACATTTCTCCCGGTTTGTTGTacaaataaattatcataaataactGTTCATTAATACAATTTAGACATTATTTAAGTCCAATTTAGACATTGGTTTCTTGTCGACAATCGAACCGAACTCAAGCTTTCCGCTAACAACATGGTTAGCCTAATCGAGTCAGATGTGTGGTCGATTCAGTTATAAATGGGACAGCCGAACTCCAACCTTCTCAAATCGCAAACCTCCCTCGCCTCCCCCGTTCTGTTCTTGGAGCGCTTATTGACATTTCCTCAGCGGATGCATGAGAAACACCGGCGGGCCGGAGATCGAAACCCTAGAAGAAGCGAGCGCCATTGTTCTCGCCCCTATCGCCGGCGAGTGAGTTTGATTGTAACCTTGGAGATGTTGTTCATTGATGTCGCATTATGGAAGGTTCTTCATCTTTTTTGTTCGTTTCTATTTCTCTGAcctggaattagggttttctgtccTGTTCTTGATGACGTGAGCTCACGATCGCCCATGCGCGGTTGTCCCTAGGAGAGCTGATTGCTCGGTGAGTGCTTTTAGTCATGGAAAGATTGATTCTGTACTGGAGTTTTTCTGTACCCTTGGATCTGTTATTCATGGCAGTCGCATTTAGCTaggttcttg
The window above is part of the Musa acuminata AAA Group cultivar baxijiao chromosome BXJ2-6, Cavendish_Baxijiao_AAA, whole genome shotgun sequence genome. Proteins encoded here:
- the LOC103987468 gene encoding uncharacterized protein LOC103987468; the protein is MPLRFLLSSTVRRFSSSALSGGAAAESRSQKLERIADVLLSLTKEERKDYSTLFRLKLGLNHLVQAGGSVPWARAGPGAEAAKPAEEKEKTAFDIKLEKFDAAAKIKVIKEVRTFTDLGLKEAKELVEKAPVVLKKGVTKEEAEAIAAKLKEVGATVALE